The proteins below are encoded in one region of Nitrospirae bacterium CG2_30_53_67:
- a CDS encoding PIG-L family deacetylase codes for MKAAVIVAHPDDETIWAGGLIMSNPSWDWFILSLCRASDKDRAPKFYKALGALGAAGKMGDLDDSPQLKPIRTHEIQQNILSLLPLIKYDLIITHHPKGEYTSHLRHEQIGKAVIKLWESADIVSDKLWLFAYEDGQGKYLPKPVEKADLVSNLAQSIWYQKHKIITQIYGFANDSFEAKCAQKTEAFWQANSTRKL; via the coding sequence ATGAAAGCGGCTGTCATTGTAGCCCATCCGGATGACGAAACTATATGGGCAGGGGGCTTGATCATGAGCAATCCAAGCTGGGATTGGTTTATACTGTCATTATGCCGTGCAAGTGATAAAGATCGGGCTCCTAAGTTCTACAAAGCACTCGGGGCTTTAGGCGCCGCCGGAAAAATGGGTGATCTAGACGACAGTCCTCAGCTCAAGCCAATACGCACTCACGAGATCCAACAAAACATCCTTTCCTTACTTCCTTTAATAAAATACGATCTTATAATAACTCACCACCCGAAAGGTGAATACACTTCTCATTTACGACATGAACAAATCGGTAAGGCCGTAATCAAGCTTTGGGAAAGTGCCGATATTGTTTCTGATAAATTGTGGTTGTTTGCTTATGAAGACGGACAAGGAAAATATCTGCCGAAGCCTGTCGAGAAAGCTGATTTAGTGTCAAATTTGGCGCAAAGCATATGGTATCAAAAACATAAAATAATTACACAAATATATGGTTTTGCTAATGATAGTTTTGAAGCTAAATGCGCACAAAAGACTGAGGCTTTCTGGCAGGCTAATTCTACCAGAAAACTTTAA